In Paraburkholderia aromaticivorans, a single window of DNA contains:
- a CDS encoding ABC transporter substrate-binding protein, whose translation MKQSLTLVATAVALFTAGTQVACAAEQLSVLHWWTSGGESKAIRVLKDDMSKQGYEWKDFAIAGGAGAAAMTALKTQVISGNAPSAAQIKGPLIRDWAEQGSLVTIDQSATDWKAHTPAQIDSAMKAGGHYVAAPFSVHRINWLWINKADLDKVGGTPPTTWPEFFALADKFRAAGITPVAHGGQPWQDMTIWETVVLSQGADFYRKALVDLDQKTLTSPQMVQVFETVQKIRTYFDKGYHGRDWNLATAMVISGSGGMQFMGDWAKGEFANANKKADVDYICAAAPGTSNAYTYTADAFVFFQQNGKKEATPGQLALAKTIMSVDFQQQFSLYKGSIPVRLDVPMDKFDRCAKKSRADEQATIKSGGFLPSLAFGELQSSVTAGAITDVVTNFMNSNEDAKEGVRKLAAAAKVK comes from the coding sequence ATGAAACAATCACTGACATTGGTTGCGACGGCTGTTGCATTGTTCACGGCTGGAACGCAGGTAGCCTGTGCGGCAGAACAGCTTTCGGTACTGCACTGGTGGACCTCCGGCGGCGAATCGAAAGCGATTCGCGTGCTGAAGGACGATATGAGCAAACAGGGCTACGAGTGGAAGGACTTCGCTATCGCGGGAGGAGCCGGCGCGGCGGCCATGACGGCGCTGAAGACGCAGGTCATCTCGGGCAATGCGCCGTCGGCCGCGCAGATCAAGGGGCCGCTGATTCGGGACTGGGCCGAGCAGGGGTCGCTGGTGACGATCGATCAGTCCGCCACCGACTGGAAAGCGCATACCCCGGCCCAAATAGACAGTGCGATGAAGGCCGGCGGTCACTATGTGGCGGCACCATTCTCCGTACACCGAATCAACTGGTTGTGGATCAACAAGGCCGACCTGGACAAAGTCGGTGGGACGCCCCCCACGACCTGGCCGGAGTTCTTCGCGCTTGCCGACAAGTTTCGCGCAGCGGGCATCACACCCGTCGCGCATGGAGGCCAACCGTGGCAGGACATGACCATCTGGGAGACAGTCGTGCTCTCCCAGGGCGCGGACTTTTACCGGAAAGCCCTGGTCGATCTCGACCAGAAAACGTTGACCTCGCCGCAGATGGTGCAGGTGTTCGAGACCGTCCAGAAGATCCGGACTTACTTCGATAAGGGCTACCACGGCCGCGACTGGAACCTCGCGACCGCAATGGTGATTTCCGGTTCGGGCGGCATGCAGTTCATGGGCGACTGGGCGAAAGGGGAGTTCGCCAACGCGAACAAGAAGGCGGATGTCGACTATATCTGCGCGGCTGCGCCCGGAACGTCGAACGCTTACACGTACACAGCGGATGCATTCGTGTTCTTTCAGCAGAACGGAAAAAAAGAGGCAACGCCGGGGCAGCTTGCCCTTGCCAAAACGATCATGTCGGTTGATTTCCAGCAGCAGTTCAGTCTCTACAAGGGTTCAATCCCTGTACGGCTCGATGTGCCCATGGACAAGTTCGATCGCTGTGCCAAGAAATCGCGTGCGGATGAGCAGGCCACGATTAAATCGGGTGGATTCCTGCCGTCATTGGCCTTCGGCGAGCTTCAGTCCTCGGTTACCGCTGGCGCCATTACTGACGTCGTCACGAATTTCATGAACTCGAATGAGGATGCGAAAGAGGGCGTGCGCAAGCTTGCCGCTGCGGCGAAGGTCAAGTGA
- a CDS encoding PaaI family thioesterase, whose product MSDIHKRIAESFNAQGLMATIGARLGLVAEGEVQIELPFSTGLSQQHGYLHAGATTSIVDTACGYAALTKAPLECEVVTAEFKINLLRPAVGERFLAIGRVQSSGKLLTVCTGEVRAFSGPGDDYKVVALMQATIANVRR is encoded by the coding sequence ATGAGCGACATCCATAAACGAATCGCGGAGAGCTTCAACGCACAGGGCCTGATGGCAACCATCGGTGCACGACTTGGTTTGGTAGCCGAAGGTGAGGTCCAAATCGAGTTGCCCTTCTCAACGGGCCTTTCTCAGCAGCATGGGTACCTGCACGCGGGGGCGACCACAAGCATTGTCGACACCGCATGCGGCTATGCAGCGTTAACGAAGGCACCGCTTGAATGCGAGGTTGTCACGGCGGAGTTCAAAATTAACCTATTGCGACCCGCCGTCGGCGAGCGCTTCTTGGCCATCGGACGGGTGCAGAGTTCAGGAAAGCTCCTCACGGTCTGCACCGGAGAAGTCCGCGCGTTCTCTGGACCTGGCGACGACTACAAAGTGGTTGCCCTGATGCAGGCGACGATCGCCAACGTTCGGCGGTAG
- a CDS encoding aldo/keto reductase codes for MDPVAKRKWPRSGLETTVMGFGAAPIGNIFRPISEEDSGALIKAAWDAGVRYFDTAPMYGHGLSEARCGQGLRWYPRDQYVLSTKVGRLLKPRKRAEINFEPWVDGLPFNPVFDYSYDGTMRSIEDSLQRLALEHIDIALIHDIDVFTHGERQPEMFEAAMAGASKALLKLRDEGVVKAVGLGVNEWQVAHEAIRQQDFDCLLLAGRYTLLEQDALDGFLPMCEEKQVSVILGGGYNSGILATGAVPGAKYNYAPAPEAILERVRKMEQVCREYSVPLKAAALQFVLGHPAIPTNIPGVRTVAQLEDNLETFRADIPPEFWAELKRRELIRQDAPTPQ; via the coding sequence ATGGATCCAGTAGCAAAGCGAAAATGGCCGCGTTCAGGGCTCGAGACAACCGTGATGGGTTTTGGCGCCGCACCGATCGGCAACATCTTCAGACCGATCAGTGAGGAGGACTCGGGCGCCTTGATCAAGGCAGCGTGGGACGCGGGCGTTCGCTACTTCGACACCGCGCCGATGTACGGCCACGGGCTGAGCGAGGCGCGTTGCGGGCAAGGGCTGCGCTGGTATCCGCGCGATCAATATGTGCTGTCGACCAAGGTTGGGCGCTTGCTAAAGCCCCGCAAGCGCGCCGAGATCAACTTCGAGCCGTGGGTTGACGGGCTGCCGTTCAACCCCGTTTTCGACTACAGCTACGACGGCACGATGCGCTCGATCGAAGACAGTCTGCAGCGTCTGGCGCTGGAGCACATCGATATCGCGCTGATTCATGACATCGACGTCTTTACCCACGGCGAGCGTCAGCCCGAGATGTTCGAGGCTGCGATGGCCGGTGCGTCGAAAGCGCTGCTGAAGCTTCGCGACGAAGGGGTGGTGAAAGCAGTGGGCCTTGGCGTCAACGAATGGCAGGTCGCACACGAAGCGATTCGCCAGCAGGATTTCGACTGCCTGCTGCTGGCCGGCCGCTACACGCTGCTTGAGCAGGACGCGCTGGACGGCTTTCTGCCGATGTGCGAAGAGAAGCAGGTGTCGGTCATTCTCGGCGGCGGCTACAACAGCGGCATTCTCGCGACGGGCGCGGTGCCCGGTGCGAAGTACAACTATGCGCCGGCACCGGAAGCCATTCTGGAACGCGTGCGCAAGATGGAGCAGGTGTGCCGGGAATACTCGGTGCCGCTCAAAGCCGCAGCACTGCAATTCGTCCTCGGCCATCCAGCGATTCCGACCAACATTCCGGGCGTGCGCACCGTTGCACAACTGGAAGACAACCTGGAAACCTTCCGGGCTGATATTCCACCAGAATTCTGGGCCGAACTGAAGCGCCGCGAACTGATCCGCCAGGATGCACCGACGCCTCAATAG